A genome region from Dolichospermum compactum NIES-806 includes the following:
- a CDS encoding tetratricopeptide repeat protein, translating to MASYNKAIRYQPNQYESWYSKGNALLNLQQYPQAIASYDKAIEARTKAQNTPKFPIKF from the coding sequence ATCGCCTCCTATAATAAAGCCATCCGTTATCAACCCAATCAGTATGAAAGTTGGTACAGTAAAGGCAATGCCTTGTTAAATTTGCAACAATACCCACAGGCGATCGCCTCCTACGACAAAGCCATAGAAGCCCGCACCAAAGCCCAAAATACTCCAAAATTCCCCATCAAATTCTAA